A single Cygnus atratus isolate AKBS03 ecotype Queensland, Australia chromosome 11, CAtr_DNAZoo_HiC_assembly, whole genome shotgun sequence DNA region contains:
- the DAPK2 gene encoding death-associated protein kinase 2 isoform X3, whose protein sequence is MLLDKNIPIPHIKLIDFGLAHKIEDGVEFKNIFGTPEFVAPEIVNYEPLGLAADMWSIGVITYILLSGASPFLGETKQETLANITAVNYEFDEEFFSNTSDLAKDFIQKLLVKDTRKRLTIQEALSHPWITTHQLKEETKVEENKKVENTQLKTKRLREYTIKCHSSMPPNNTYINFERFARVVEDISLMEQNFSTLAASHDSLQEDIDALVSIYNEKEAWYKEENESVRHKLSQLKYEYRKIESLKRHLQDDIKTVGASLKGITGKYADLQSQYESLSQELSEDLKWIQDLMSSFQPENGNEACVNGNFDSVFSKDINESLMDLLNRSCCEEFLTGLNLDVAESNQ, encoded by the exons ATGCTTCTAGACAAAAATATCCCTATTCCACACATCAAACTCATTGACTTTGGTCTGGCTCACAAAATAGAAGACGGAgttgaatttaaaaacatttttggaactCCAGAATTTGTAG CTCCAGAAATAGTAAATTATGAGCCACTGGGACTAGCTGCAGATATGTG GAGCATAGGAGTCATCACCTACATACT GCTTAGCGGTGCATCGCCTTTCCTTGGAGAAACTAAGCAAGAAACGCTTGCTAACATCACAGCTGTGAATTATGAATTTGATGAAGAATTTTTCAGCAATACCAGTGACCTGGCAAAAGATTTTATTCAGAAACTCCTGGTGAAAGATACACG gAAACGGCTTACCATTCAGGAAGCTCTATCTCATCCATGGATAACG ACTCACcagctgaaggaagaaacaaaagtcgaagaaaacaaaaaggttgaGAACACACAGCTGAAGACAAAACGGCTGAGAGAGTACACCATAAAATGCCATTCAAGTATGCCTCCCAACAATACCTACATCAACTTTGAACGCTTTGCGCGGGTAGTGGAAGACATTTCACTTATGGAACAAAATTTCAGCACTTTGGCTGCATCCCATGATTCTTTGCAGGAGGATATTGATGCTCTGGTTTCCATTTATAATGAGAAAGAAGCCTGGTATAAAGAAGAGAATGAAAGTGTGAGGCACAAGCTCTCTCAACTGAAGTATGAATACCGTAAAATTGAATCCCTGAAGAGGCATCTACAAGACGATATCAAGACTGTAGGTGCTAGTCTCAAAGGCATAACTGGGAAATATGCTGATCTGCAGAGTCAGTATGAATCTCTCAGTCAAGAACTTTCTGAAGATCTTAAGTGGATACAGGATTTAATGAGTAGTTTTCAaccagaaaatggaaatgaagccTGTGTGAATGGAAACTTTGACTCTGTTTTCAGCAAAGATATTAATGAATCACTAATGGACCTGTTAAACAGATCTTGTTGTGAAGAATTCCTCACAGGGTTAAATCTTGATGTAGCAGAATCAAATCAGTAA